In Helianthus annuus cultivar XRQ/B chromosome 9, HanXRQr2.0-SUNRISE, whole genome shotgun sequence, the following are encoded in one genomic region:
- the LOC110879313 gene encoding UDP-glycosyltransferase 85C2-like: protein MDSMARTKKKPHVIFIPFPDQSHIKAMLKLAELLHHKGLQITFVNTEFIHERLLESGGPHSLDGSPDFRFEIIPDGVSRSSEARRTMTNLLLQSLETNFLGRFIDLVTKLPDSPTCIISDGYMSIFTIDAALKLGIPIMMYWTLAACGYMGFYQIQSLIEKGFAPLKHESYLTNGYLDTIIDWVPGMEGIRLKDFPIDWTADINDKLLTFCKEAPQRSHRVPYHIFHTFDALESSIIKALSLTYSHVYTIGPLELLLDQILDEKKQTKAAYSLMKEDTKCLEWLQSKEQSSVIYVNYGSSTLMPLEDLIEFGWGLANSNHSFLWIIRSNLVKGESAVLPPELQEHIKKRGFISSWCPQEKVLNHPSVGGFLTHCGWGSTIEGLSAGVPMICWPFGWDQLTNCRYICKEWEVGVEMGNKVKRDEVSRLVQHLMGGGNRMRNKAIEWKEKARVAIGPKGSSSLNIDNMVKEITMLSKG, encoded by the exons ATGGATTCAATGGCCAGAACCAAGAAGAAACCACACGTAATCTTTATACCATTTCCAGACCAAAGCCACATAAAAGCCATGCTCAAACTAGCAGAGCTTCTCCACCATAAGGGCCTCCAGATAACCTTCGTCAACACCGAGTTTATCCACGAGCGGCTTCTCGAATCAGGAGGCCCACACAGCCTAGACGGCTCGCCTGATTTCCGATTCGAAATCATTCCGGATGGTGTTTCTCGCAGTTCGGAAGCTAGGCGTACCATGACAAATCTACTGCTGCAATCCCTTGAAACCAACTTCTTAGGTCGTTTTATTGACCTTGTAACCAAGCTTCCGGATTCTCCAACTTGTATTATCTCTGATGGGTACATGTCGATTTTCACAATCGATGCTGCGCTAAAGCTTGGAATCCCGATCATGATGTACTGGACACTTGCTGCCTGTGGCTACATGGGATTTTACCAGATCCAATCTCTCATTGAGAAAGGATTTGCACCTCTTAAAC ATGAAAGTTACTTGACAAATGGGTATTTAGACACGATCATTGATTGGGTTCCTGGAATGGAAGGCATCCGTCTTAAGGATTTCCCAATAGATTGGACCGCTGACATCAATGACAAACTTCTAACATTCTGTAAGGAAGCTCCCCAAAGGTCACACAGAGTTCCATATCATATTTTCCACACGTTTGATGCGTTGGAGTCTAGTATTATCAAAGCTTTGTCATTGACGTATTCTCATGTTTACACCATCGGCCCACTGGAACTGCTTCTTGATCAGATACTGGACGAAAAAAAGCAAACTAAAGCGGCATACAGCTTAATGAAAGAAGACACAAAATGTTTAGAATGGCTTCAGTCCAAGGAACAAAGTTCTGTCATTTATGTAAATTATGGGAGTTCAACATTAATGCCTTTAGAAGACCTGATAGAATTTGGTTGGGGACTTGCTAATAGCAACCATTCTTTCCTTTGGATAATCCGGTCTAACTTGGTGAAAGGGGAATCTGCAGTTTTGCCTCCTGAACTTCAGGAACATATAAAAAAGAGAGGCTTTATTTCAAGTTGGTGTCCACAGGAAAAGGTCCTGAACCACCCTTCGGTTGGAGGGTTTTTGACTCATTGTGGGTGGGGGTCCACCATCGAGGGCTTGTCGGCTGGGGTGCCGATGATATGTTGGCCGTTTGGGTGGGATCAGCTGACCAACTGTAGGTATATATGCAAGGAATGGGAGGTTGGAGTGGAGATGGGGAATAAAGTGAAACGAGATGAAGTTAGTAGACTTGTGCAACACTTGATGGGAGGAGGTAACCGAATGAGGAACAAGGCTATAGAATGGAAGGAAAAGGCTCGTGTTGCCATAGGTCCCAAGGGTTCGTCTTCTTTAAACATAGATAACATGGTCAAGGAAATAACCATGCTATCCAAAGGCTAG